In Candidatus Manganitrophus morganii, the genomic window ACCGTCGGCTTCGACGGGGGGGAGTTCGATGCCGTCTGGTCCTCCGCGTCGGTTAAATGAAAAACGGCCGAACCGCGCGGCGCGATTCCGGCCGTTTTATCGATTTCTCAGCCGATTTAAGCGGCCATTCTTCCGCCGGCGCTGAGATCTCTCTTTAAATTCTCAATCTGCTCCCCGAGTTGATTCAGCTGATCCCCGAGATTTTCCTCCGCCTCGGGAAAGAGCTTTCCCTCCTCTTCTTCGATATGATCATCGAGGGCCTTCTCCAGCTCGGAAAGTTTCTTCTTGAAATCTTTCCCGGTCAGGCCGACCAGATCGGTCAATATTTGATCGACCTGCTGGTGCTCCTCGATGGAGTGCTCCACCAGTTCGTTATCATACTCCCTCATCGCAGGATAAAAAATCTGCTCCTCCGATTGGGTATGCAATTGGATCTCATTCTCGAGCCTGACGAGAAGATCTCCCTTGTCTTTAGCGGATTTCAATTCCTGAATTAAGTCTTTCACGGTTTTGTGATCTTCGATGAGCAGTTCCGTTGCTTTCATAAGATCTCTCCTTTCATTTCTGAAGCCCGTTCTCATCGTACGAAAAGGGGCACAGGGAAAACAATCACCCGATTGGAGACGAGGATCCATTCAAAAGAGCGAGGCGGTTTTCCCCTAGAAGCGACTGGCGATAATCATTTTCCCGCTCAGGCCGCTTCTCTCCACTCCTCTTCGAGATCGCTCCGCATTTGGCCGATTTG contains:
- a CDS encoding hemerythrin domain-containing protein; amino-acid sequence: MKATELLIEDHKTVKDLIQELKSAKDKGDLLVRLENEIQLHTQSEEQIFYPAMREYDNELVEHSIEEHQQVDQILTDLVGLTGKDFKKKLSELEKALDDHIEEEEGKLFPEAEENLGDQLNQLGEQIENLKRDLSAGGRMAA